A single window of Rhizobium sp. SL42 DNA harbors:
- a CDS encoding complex I NDUFA9 subunit family protein, with amino-acid sequence MTLSNLPPLVTVFGGSGFVGRHVVRALARRGYRIRVAVRRPDLAGFLQPLGNVGQISFVQANLRYRDSIDKAVQGADHVVNCVGILFENGRNSFDAVQEFGARAVAEAARSAGARLTHISAIGADAQSRSIYASTKGRAEAAIRSILPDATILRPSIVFGPEDSFFNKFAAMARISPFLPLVGGGKTRFQPVYVEDVAEAVALSVDGSIASGKIYELGGRDVLTFKQCLQTMLEVIGRKRALVPLPFGIASMIGSIASAIPLISPPLTSDQVTLLKRDNVVSDAAKAEGRTLEGMGIQPVKVASILPTYLVHFRPHGQFTGSGKAA; translated from the coding sequence ATGACCTTGTCGAACCTTCCGCCGCTCGTCACCGTCTTCGGAGGCTCGGGCTTCGTGGGACGGCATGTCGTTCGGGCTCTCGCGCGCCGCGGCTACCGCATCCGTGTCGCCGTTCGACGCCCGGATCTTGCTGGCTTCCTGCAGCCGCTCGGCAATGTCGGCCAGATTTCCTTCGTGCAGGCGAACCTGCGCTATCGGGACTCCATCGACAAGGCCGTGCAGGGCGCTGACCATGTGGTCAACTGCGTCGGCATCCTGTTTGAAAACGGTCGCAACAGCTTCGACGCCGTGCAGGAATTCGGCGCCCGTGCTGTAGCCGAAGCTGCACGTTCGGCCGGTGCCCGCCTGACCCATATTTCCGCCATCGGTGCAGACGCACAATCCCGGTCCATCTACGCCTCGACCAAGGGCCGCGCCGAGGCTGCGATACGGTCTATCCTTCCCGACGCGACGATCCTGCGTCCGTCGATCGTCTTTGGACCGGAAGACAGCTTCTTCAACAAGTTCGCCGCCATGGCGCGCATCTCGCCTTTCCTGCCGCTGGTGGGCGGTGGCAAGACCAGGTTCCAGCCGGTCTATGTCGAAGATGTCGCCGAAGCCGTTGCGCTTTCGGTCGATGGCAGCATCGCGTCGGGCAAGATCTACGAACTCGGCGGTCGCGACGTGCTGACCTTCAAGCAATGTCTGCAGACCATGCTCGAGGTGATCGGCCGCAAGCGCGCGCTCGTCCCGCTTCCCTTCGGCATCGCCTCGATGATCGGCAGCATTGCGTCGGCAATTCCGCTGATCAGCCCGCCGCTGACCAGCGACCAGGTCACTCTGCTGAAGCGCGACAACGTCGTGTCGGACGCTGCCAAGGCGGAAGGCCGCACGCTTGAAGGCATGGGGATCCAGCCGGTAAAGGTTGCTTCCATCCTGCCGACCTACCTGGTGCATTTCCGTCCACATGGACAGTTCACCGGATCCGGCAAGGCCGCCTGA
- a CDS encoding DUF1330 domain-containing protein, giving the protein MAKGYWIAHVTIRDTERYKDYVAAAKPAFEKYGANFLARGGDVTELEGHVRPRNVIIEFPSHQAAVDCYNSPEYQIAAKIRQEVADADMMVVAGI; this is encoded by the coding sequence ATGGCCAAGGGTTACTGGATCGCGCATGTCACCATTCGTGACACCGAGCGCTACAAGGACTATGTCGCTGCCGCAAAGCCCGCCTTTGAAAAATACGGTGCGAACTTTCTCGCCCGCGGCGGCGACGTGACCGAACTGGAGGGCCATGTGCGGCCGCGCAACGTGATCATCGAGTTTCCGTCCCACCAGGCGGCGGTCGATTGCTACAATTCACCGGAATACCAGATTGCCGCAAAGATCCGCCAGGAAGTGGCCGATGCGGACATGATGGTCGTTGCCGGTATCTGA
- a CDS encoding septal ring lytic transglycosylase RlpA family protein yields the protein MTNNRRSIFTAATIAALCAFAPISAEAASSCGGASWYALHSKTASGERMNPSQMTAAHKSLRFGTKIKVTNRNNGKSVVVRVNDRGPFIRGRVLDLSKAAAQNIGMIRSGHAKVCYEIIR from the coding sequence TTGACGAATAACCGACGCTCTATTTTCACCGCTGCAACTATAGCTGCACTCTGTGCTTTCGCGCCGATCAGTGCAGAGGCCGCTTCTTCCTGTGGCGGCGCGTCCTGGTACGCCCTGCACTCCAAGACAGCTTCCGGTGAACGTATGAACCCGTCGCAAATGACCGCCGCTCACAAGAGCCTGCGTTTTGGCACCAAGATCAAGGTGACCAATCGCAACAATGGCAAGAGCGTCGTGGTCCGCGTCAACGACCGTGGCCCGTTCATCCGTGGCCGCGTGCTCGACCTGTCGAAGGCCGCAGCCCAGAACATCGGCATGATCCGTTCCGGCCATGCCAAGGTTTGCTACGAAATCATCCGCTGA
- a CDS encoding glutathione S-transferase family protein, whose translation MPTLYHHSMSTSSRFIRLVLSEYGFQVDLVEEQTWEKRREFLAYNPSGTLPVYVDDNMRALCGPVVISEFLDETHGVLKRDRRLLAEDPFQRAEIRRLTEWFLQKMEQDVTKPLVRERVHKLIIPNGLGGGAPDSKILRTARSNIRQHMKYLSWLAGSRQWLAGERLSYADLAAASAVSVLDYLGEIDWAEFPVAKEWYQRLKSRPSFRPLLTERVRGLTPVSHYADLDF comes from the coding sequence ATGCCGACCCTCTACCACCATTCCATGTCCACATCGTCGCGGTTTATCCGTCTGGTGCTCTCCGAATACGGCTTCCAGGTCGATCTTGTCGAAGAACAGACATGGGAAAAGCGCCGCGAGTTCCTGGCCTACAATCCGTCCGGCACCCTGCCGGTCTATGTTGACGACAACATGCGCGCGCTGTGTGGACCTGTGGTGATCTCCGAATTCCTTGACGAGACCCATGGTGTCCTGAAGCGCGACCGGCGGTTGCTGGCCGAGGATCCGTTCCAGCGCGCGGAAATCCGTCGGTTGACCGAATGGTTCCTGCAGAAGATGGAGCAGGACGTGACCAAGCCGCTGGTGCGCGAACGGGTGCACAAGCTGATCATCCCCAACGGGCTTGGCGGCGGGGCGCCGGATTCCAAGATCCTGCGCACCGCGCGCAGCAATATTCGTCAGCACATGAAATATCTCAGCTGGCTTGCCGGATCGCGGCAATGGCTGGCAGGAGAACGGCTAAGCTATGCCGACCTGGCAGCGGCCTCCGCCGTTTCGGTGCTCGACTATCTCGGCGAGATCGACTGGGCGGAGTTCCCTGTGGCAAAGGAATGGTACCAGCGACTGAAGTCGCGCCCCTCTTTCCGCCCGTTGCTGACTGAGCGTGTCCGCGGCCTGACCCCCGTATCGCACTACGCCGATCTCGATTTCTGA
- the pyrF gene encoding orotidine-5'-phosphate decarboxylase: MSARDRLIVGLDVPTIAEAEAIVAKLGDSVSFYKIGYQLVFAGGLELARDLAQGGKKIFLDMKLLDIDNTVASGVENIAKMGMSMLTLHAYPKAMRAAVEAARGSDLCLLGVTVLTSMDEQDLVDAGYEYDPHTLVLKRAEQARAAGMGGIVCSAEESAAVRSIIGPDMALVTPGIRPAGADKGDQKRVMTPADALKAGSSHLVVGRPIVKAADPKAAALAILAEMDTVREAAR; the protein is encoded by the coding sequence TTGAGCGCACGAGACCGTCTCATCGTCGGACTGGACGTCCCCACCATTGCCGAGGCCGAAGCCATCGTTGCCAAGCTCGGGGACAGTGTTTCCTTCTACAAGATCGGCTACCAGCTCGTCTTTGCAGGCGGCCTTGAACTTGCCCGCGATCTTGCCCAGGGCGGCAAGAAGATTTTTCTCGACATGAAACTGCTCGACATCGACAACACGGTTGCTTCCGGCGTCGAGAACATCGCCAAGATGGGCATGTCGATGCTGACCCTGCACGCCTATCCGAAGGCGATGCGTGCCGCCGTCGAAGCCGCCAGAGGCTCGGATCTCTGCCTGCTCGGCGTCACGGTCCTGACCTCGATGGACGAACAGGATCTGGTCGATGCCGGCTACGAATATGATCCGCACACGCTGGTGCTGAAGCGTGCCGAACAGGCGCGTGCTGCCGGCATGGGCGGGATTGTCTGTTCGGCGGAAGAATCCGCCGCTGTGCGTTCGATCATCGGCCCCGACATGGCGCTGGTGACGCCCGGCATTCGTCCGGCAGGTGCCGACAAAGGCGACCAGAAGCGGGTAATGACACCGGCCGATGCATTGAAAGCCGGCTCGAGCCATCTCGTCGTCGGCCGGCCGATCGTCAAGGCTGCCGACCCCAAGGCTGCGGCGCTGGCGATCCTTGCTGAGATGGACACCGTGCGGGAAGCCGCACGATAA
- a CDS encoding efflux RND transporter permease subunit: MNISRFFIDRPVFAAVLSILIVVAGLIGMRSLPISEYPDVVPPSIVVRAVYPGANPTVIAETVATPLEEQVNGVEDMLYMSSQATSDGVLTLTVTFKLGTDPDKAQQLVQNRVSQAEPRLPAEVRALGVTTVKSSPDFIMVVNLVSTVDDYDITYLRNYATLNVKDRLARIQGVGQVQVFGAGDYSMRVWIDPQKAAEHSLAASDITNAIRGQNVQAAAGIIGASPSLPGVDLQLNVNAQGRLQTPEEFGNIIVKSGANGEITRLRDVARIELGAADYTLRSLLDGQPAVAVAVLQAPGSNAIEIADNVRATMDELQLAMPTGVKYEIAYDTTKFVRASIEKVVDTLLEAVALVVLVVIIFLQTWRASIIPLIAVPVSIIGTFAVMYAFGFSVNALTLFGLVLAIGIVVDDAIVVVENVERNIENGLSPRDATYKAMKEVSGPIIAIALVLVAVFVPLAFISGLSGQFYRQFALTIAISTVISAINSLTLSPALAALLLKDHHAPKDWLTRFMDRIFGWFFRGFNRAFGAASNSYARGVGGLLSRKSLVMIVYLGLVALTYTAFTAVPGGFVPAQDKQYLIGFAQLPDGATLDRTEEVIKKMSDIALEQPGVAHAIAFPGLSINGFTIGSNAGIVFAVLDDFEERKSPELSGGAIAMALNQKYAGIQDAFIAMFPPPPVNGLGSTGGFKLQIEDRAGLGNLALDEATKAFIAKAYQTPELAGIFSSYQINVPQLYADLDRAKAEQLGVSVSDVFETLQIYLGSLYVNDFNAFGRTYSVRVQADAKFRAKAEDISQLKVRSQSGQMIPLSALLKVDATTGPERTTRYNGFLSADINGGPAPGFSSGQAQAAIEKIAAETLPAGIDFEWTDLTYQQILAGNSSIVVFPLALLLVYLVLAAQYESLTLPIAIIMIVPMGVLAALAGVWLTGGDNNIFTQIGLVVLVGLSAKNAILIVEFARELEFEGRTPLRAAIEASKLRLRPILMTSMAFIMGVVPLVVSTGAGAEMRAAMGVAVFSGMIGVTFFGIFMTPVFYVLLRRLAGNRPLVQHDREPANSQTATGVEHSVAAE, from the coding sequence ATGAATATCTCCAGGTTCTTTATCGACCGGCCGGTCTTTGCGGCCGTGCTGTCGATCCTGATCGTGGTCGCAGGTCTGATCGGCATGCGATCCCTGCCGATTTCCGAATATCCAGACGTCGTGCCGCCATCGATCGTGGTGCGCGCCGTCTATCCGGGCGCAAACCCGACCGTGATTGCCGAAACCGTTGCGACGCCGCTCGAAGAGCAGGTCAACGGCGTCGAGGACATGCTCTACATGTCAAGCCAGGCGACATCGGACGGCGTGCTGACGCTGACGGTGACCTTCAAGCTCGGCACCGATCCGGACAAGGCACAGCAGCTCGTGCAGAACCGCGTCTCGCAGGCCGAGCCGCGCCTGCCGGCCGAAGTGCGCGCGCTTGGCGTGACCACGGTCAAGAGCTCGCCCGACTTCATCATGGTCGTCAATCTCGTCTCGACGGTGGATGACTACGACATCACCTATCTGCGCAACTACGCCACGCTGAACGTCAAGGACCGGCTCGCCCGTATCCAGGGCGTCGGCCAGGTCCAGGTCTTCGGTGCCGGCGACTATTCGATGCGCGTGTGGATCGATCCGCAGAAGGCCGCCGAACATTCGCTGGCAGCAAGCGACATCACCAATGCGATTCGCGGCCAGAACGTTCAGGCCGCCGCCGGCATTATCGGCGCCTCGCCGAGCCTTCCCGGCGTCGACCTGCAGTTGAACGTCAATGCCCAGGGTCGCCTGCAGACGCCGGAGGAATTCGGCAATATCATCGTGAAAAGCGGTGCAAACGGCGAGATCACGCGTCTGCGCGATGTTGCCCGCATTGAACTCGGCGCTGCCGATTATACCCTGCGTTCGCTGCTCGACGGCCAGCCGGCGGTTGCCGTGGCCGTGCTTCAGGCGCCGGGATCAAACGCCATCGAGATTGCCGACAATGTCCGTGCCACCATGGACGAGCTGCAACTGGCGATGCCGACAGGGGTAAAATACGAAATCGCCTACGACACGACCAAGTTCGTGCGCGCCTCGATCGAAAAGGTCGTCGACACGCTGCTCGAGGCCGTGGCGCTGGTCGTGCTCGTCGTGATCATCTTCCTGCAGACCTGGCGCGCCTCGATCATTCCGCTGATCGCCGTTCCCGTGTCGATCATCGGCACATTCGCCGTCATGTATGCCTTCGGCTTCTCGGTTAACGCACTGACGCTGTTCGGCCTGGTTCTGGCGATCGGTATCGTGGTCGATGACGCGATCGTCGTCGTCGAAAACGTCGAGCGCAATATCGAAAACGGCCTGAGCCCGCGCGATGCGACCTACAAGGCCATGAAGGAAGTGTCCGGCCCGATCATCGCGATCGCGCTGGTGCTGGTCGCGGTCTTCGTGCCGCTCGCCTTCATCTCGGGCCTGTCCGGCCAGTTCTACCGGCAGTTCGCCCTGACGATCGCAATCTCGACCGTCATCTCGGCGATCAACTCGCTGACCCTGTCTCCCGCCCTGGCTGCTCTTCTCCTGAAGGACCACCATGCGCCGAAAGACTGGCTGACCCGCTTCATGGACCGGATCTTCGGCTGGTTCTTCCGTGGCTTCAACCGGGCATTCGGCGCGGCGTCAAACAGCTATGCCCGCGGCGTCGGTGGATTGCTGTCGCGCAAGTCGCTGGTGATGATCGTCTATCTCGGCCTGGTGGCGTTGACCTATACGGCATTCACCGCCGTTCCGGGCGGCTTCGTGCCGGCACAGGACAAGCAGTATCTGATCGGCTTTGCCCAGCTTCCGGACGGCGCCACCCTCGACCGTACGGAAGAGGTTATCAAGAAGATGAGCGACATTGCCCTGGAACAGCCAGGCGTCGCCCATGCCATCGCCTTCCCCGGCCTGTCGATCAACGGCTTCACCATCGGCTCCAACGCCGGCATCGTGTTCGCGGTCCTCGACGATTTCGAGGAGCGCAAATCGCCGGAGCTTTCGGGCGGTGCCATCGCCATGGCGCTGAACCAGAAATATGCCGGCATCCAGGATGCCTTCATCGCCATGTTCCCGCCGCCGCCGGTCAACGGTCTCGGCTCGACGGGCGGCTTCAAGCTGCAGATCGAGGACCGGGCTGGCCTCGGCAACCTCGCTCTGGACGAAGCCACAAAGGCATTCATCGCCAAGGCCTATCAGACACCGGAACTGGCCGGCATCTTCTCGAGCTACCAGATCAACGTGCCGCAGCTCTATGCCGATCTCGATCGCGCCAAGGCCGAACAGCTGGGCGTCTCGGTATCGGATGTCTTCGAGACGCTGCAGATTTATCTGGGCTCGCTTTATGTCAACGACTTCAACGCCTTCGGCCGTACCTACAGCGTGCGTGTCCAGGCGGATGCCAAGTTCCGCGCCAAGGCGGAGGATATCAGCCAGCTGAAGGTGCGCTCGCAGTCCGGCCAGATGATCCCGCTGTCGGCGCTCCTGAAGGTCGATGCCACGACCGGGCCGGAACGCACCACACGCTACAACGGCTTCCTGTCCGCCGACATCAACGGCGGTCCGGCTCCGGGCTTCTCGTCGGGCCAGGCCCAGGCGGCCATCGAAAAGATCGCGGCGGAAACACTGCCGGCCGGGATCGATTTCGAATGGACGGATCTCACCTACCAGCAGATCCTCGCCGGCAATTCCAGCATCGTGGTCTTCCCGCTGGCGCTGCTGCTGGTCTATCTGGTGCTGGCGGCGCAATACGAAAGCCTGACCTTGCCGATCGCGATCATCATGATCGTGCCGATGGGCGTGCTCGCGGCTCTGGCGGGGGTATGGCTGACCGGTGGCGACAACAACATCTTCACCCAGATCGGTCTGGTGGTGCTTGTCGGCCTGTCGGCGAAGAACGCGATCCTGATCGTGGAATTCGCCCGGGAGCTGGAGTTCGAGGGCCGAACGCCGTTGCGGGCCGCGATCGAGGCCAGCAAGTTGCGCCTTCGCCCGATCCTGATGACGTCGATGGCCTTCATCATGGGTGTCGTGCCGCTGGTCGTGTCCACCGGCGCGGGTGCGGAAATGCGCGCGGCCATGGGTGTCGCGGTGTTTTCCGGCATGATCGGCGTGACCTTCTTCGGCATCTTCATGACGCCGGTCTTCTATGTGCTGCTGCGCCGGCTCGCCGGCAACCGGCCGCTGGTCCAGCATGACCGGGAACCGGCCAACAGCCAGACGGCGACGGGCGTGGAGCATTCCGTCGCTGCGGAATGA
- a CDS encoding SDR family oxidoreductase: MRMMIFGAGYSGKAIGRKMTSQGARQDIWVGGTSRSPDKTEALREAGLQPYIYDGQVLSEDLADALTSVTHLVQSIAPGRDGDPLIRLFGERGLRSALPRLEWICYLSTVGVYGDHDGAWVDEETPLKPVSIRSVERVEAEAAWTALARREDLPLAILRLSGIYGPGRNTLINLAQGTARRLVKKDQVFNRIRVEDIASATAFLAGPRTAGIFNVTDDMPSPPQDVVSEAARLMGIDAPAEQPFETADLTPMARSFYGENKRVSNAKIKSLGFDFNYPNYYQSLQDLLSSGHWNKPA, encoded by the coding sequence ATGCGCATGATGATTTTCGGGGCCGGATATTCGGGCAAGGCGATCGGCAGGAAGATGACAAGCCAAGGCGCCAGACAGGACATCTGGGTCGGCGGCACGAGCCGCAGCCCCGACAAGACCGAGGCGCTGCGTGAAGCCGGACTTCAACCTTACATCTATGACGGACAGGTACTGAGCGAGGATCTCGCGGACGCACTGACCAGCGTCACGCATCTGGTTCAGTCGATTGCGCCGGGCCGCGATGGCGACCCGCTGATCCGGCTTTTTGGCGAGCGGGGCCTGCGGTCCGCCCTGCCCAGACTGGAGTGGATCTGCTACCTTTCCACCGTCGGCGTCTACGGAGACCATGACGGCGCCTGGGTCGATGAAGAGACGCCACTCAAGCCGGTTTCCATCCGCTCGGTCGAGCGTGTCGAGGCCGAAGCGGCCTGGACGGCTCTTGCCCGGCGCGAAGACCTGCCGCTTGCAATCCTCCGGCTGTCGGGCATCTATGGCCCCGGCCGCAACACCCTCATCAACCTTGCGCAGGGAACCGCGCGGCGACTGGTGAAGAAGGACCAGGTGTTCAACCGCATCCGTGTCGAGGACATCGCGTCCGCCACAGCGTTTCTGGCAGGTCCCCGGACAGCCGGCATCTTCAATGTCACCGACGACATGCCGAGCCCGCCGCAAGATGTGGTCAGCGAGGCCGCCCGACTGATGGGCATCGATGCACCGGCCGAGCAGCCGTTCGAGACCGCGGATCTCACCCCGATGGCGCGCTCCTTCTATGGTGAAAACAAGCGCGTCTCCAACGCCAAGATCAAGTCGCTCGGCTTTGATTTCAACTACCCAAATTACTATCAGTCCCTGCAGGATCTACTGTCGTCCGGTCACTGGAACAAACCAGCCTGA
- the queG gene encoding tRNA epoxyqueuosine(34) reductase QueG, translating into METPQTDPKATKRRNDLTGFLRREAEAQGFDLCRITLPDAIPQAPERLQQFVDAGRHGTMAWMEETLERRGDPKVLWSDVRSIVMFGMNYGPDEDPRALQAQPDKAAISVYARNRDYHDVIKGRLKEIATRFAARAGADVKVFVDTAPVMEKPLAAAAGLGWQGKHTNLVSREFGSWLFLGSLFTTAELEIDDGERDHCGSCRACLDACPTDAFPAPYQIDARRCISYLTIEHKGVIDAALRPAFGNRIYGCDDCLAACPWNKFAAEAREMKLKARDDLKAPDIAFFLTLDDSRFRTYFSGSPVKRIGRDRFVRNVLIAAGNSGLALLVPVCESLLDDASADVRGMAVWALTRLASAERFATLRDAHLAKEANGTVRAEWMMET; encoded by the coding sequence ATGGAAACGCCGCAGACCGATCCGAAGGCGACGAAGCGGCGGAACGATCTCACCGGCTTCCTGCGCAGGGAAGCTGAGGCGCAAGGCTTCGACCTCTGTCGGATCACGCTGCCGGATGCCATTCCCCAGGCGCCGGAGCGACTACAGCAATTCGTTGATGCCGGACGCCATGGCACGATGGCCTGGATGGAAGAGACGTTAGAGCGCCGTGGCGACCCGAAGGTGCTCTGGTCGGATGTGCGCTCGATCGTCATGTTCGGGATGAACTACGGTCCGGACGAAGATCCGCGCGCGCTACAGGCGCAACCGGACAAGGCAGCCATTTCAGTCTATGCCCGCAATCGCGACTATCATGATGTGATCAAGGGCCGGCTGAAGGAGATCGCCACCCGCTTTGCCGCCAGAGCCGGCGCCGATGTCAAGGTCTTCGTCGACACGGCTCCCGTGATGGAAAAACCACTGGCCGCGGCTGCTGGCCTCGGCTGGCAGGGCAAACACACCAATCTGGTCAGCCGCGAATTCGGCTCCTGGCTGTTTCTCGGCAGCCTGTTCACCACGGCCGAGCTTGAAATCGACGATGGCGAACGCGACCATTGCGGTTCCTGCCGGGCCTGCCTCGACGCCTGCCCGACCGACGCCTTTCCCGCACCCTACCAGATCGACGCACGGCGCTGCATCTCCTACCTGACGATCGAGCACAAGGGCGTCATCGACGCGGCACTCCGGCCAGCCTTCGGCAACCGGATCTATGGCTGCGACGACTGCCTGGCGGCCTGCCCGTGGAACAAGTTCGCCGCGGAAGCGCGCGAGATGAAGCTGAAGGCCCGCGACGATCTGAAGGCCCCGGATATCGCCTTCTTCCTGACGCTGGACGACAGCCGGTTTCGCACCTATTTCAGCGGCTCACCGGTGAAACGCATCGGGCGAGACCGGTTCGTGCGCAATGTGCTGATCGCGGCGGGCAATTCCGGCTTGGCATTGCTTGTTCCGGTGTGCGAAAGCCTGCTGGACGATGCCTCGGCAGATGTGCGCGGCATGGCCGTCTGGGCGTTGACGCGGCTTGCTTCAGCCGAGCGCTTTGCCACGCTCCGCGATGCGCATCTGGCCAAGGAAGCCAATGGCACCGTGCGGGCTGAATGGATGATGGAGACCTGA
- a CDS encoding undecaprenyl-diphosphate phosphatase has product MEDQSIISALVLGLIEGLTEFIPVSSTAHVLLAGYFLGFESPGNTFAVLIQLGAILAILSVYFTKLLGIALSLPSSPESRRFVMAVLIGFLPAAVIGALAHDFIKTVLFETPMLICVVLILGGIVLLWIDRLPLTPKYTDVTQYPLSLALKIGFCQCVAMIPGTSRSGATIVGALLLGADKRSAAEFSFFLAMPTMAGAFALDLYKNRDALSFDDGAIIAIGFVAAFFTALLVVRSLLDFVSKRGYAPFAWWRIAIGSIGLVALLMGR; this is encoded by the coding sequence ATGGAAGACCAATCCATCATCAGCGCCCTCGTGCTCGGCCTTATCGAGGGTTTGACGGAATTCATCCCCGTTTCCTCGACCGCGCATGTCCTTCTCGCCGGCTATTTCCTTGGTTTCGAATCACCGGGCAACACCTTTGCCGTGCTGATCCAGCTGGGCGCGATCCTCGCGATCCTCAGTGTCTATTTCACCAAGCTGCTCGGCATTGCGCTGTCGCTGCCGTCCAGCCCGGAAAGCCGCCGTTTCGTGATGGCCGTACTGATTGGCTTCCTGCCGGCAGCCGTTATCGGTGCGCTGGCGCATGATTTCATCAAGACGGTGCTGTTCGAGACGCCGATGCTGATATGTGTGGTGCTGATCCTCGGCGGCATCGTGCTCTTGTGGATCGATCGCCTTCCGCTGACGCCGAAATATACCGATGTCACGCAATATCCGTTGTCGCTTGCCTTGAAGATCGGCTTTTGCCAGTGCGTGGCGATGATCCCCGGCACATCCCGTTCCGGCGCGACGATCGTCGGCGCGCTGCTGCTCGGTGCGGACAAGCGTTCGGCCGCCGAGTTTTCCTTCTTCCTCGCCATGCCGACCATGGCCGGCGCCTTCGCGCTCGACCTCTACAAGAACCGCGACGCGTTGAGCTTCGACGACGGCGCGATCATCGCGATCGGCTTCGTGGCGGCGTTTTTTACCGCGCTGCTGGTGGTCAGGTCGTTGCTGGATTTTGTCTCGAAGCGTGGCTATGCGCCGTTTGCCTGGTGGCGGATCGCGATCGGCAGCATCGGCCTTGTCGCCTTGCTTATGGGTCGCTGA
- a CDS encoding RsmB/NOP family class I SAM-dependent RNA methyltransferase — protein sequence MRLGGRLAGAIEVLSDIETRRRPVADALKDWGLSHRFAGSGDRAAIGNIVYDALRMKLSHAWLMDDESAHALGWAVLLRQWGYTAEQLASEFDGDNFAPAPLSEAQALAFANRTLSDAPLHVQGDIPDWVEPAFEAAFGEAWLTEAKALATRPTLDLRVNTLKAHREKVLKALDRAGAVASPIARFGMRVPAGEGPSRLPNVTAELSFQKGWFEVQDEGSQIVADMVDAREADQVLDFCAGGGGKTLAVAAAMNNKGQVHAYDADRKRLAPIIERLKRAGTHNVQVHDSLKSLANLKEKFDRVLVDAPCTGTGTWRRRPDTKWRLTQRNLEERVIQQQEALTEASAYVRPGGSLFYITCSVLPAENDAQVSAFCEANPKFEIVSVLEDWKRLFGDKVPMPRSIDGRTITLSPASMDTDGFFFCRMRRKTGTD from the coding sequence ATGCGCTTGGGCGGCCGTCTTGCCGGTGCGATCGAAGTTTTGAGCGATATCGAAACCCGTCGCCGTCCTGTTGCCGATGCCCTCAAGGATTGGGGCCTGTCGCATCGTTTTGCCGGCTCCGGTGACCGGGCCGCGATCGGCAACATCGTCTACGATGCCCTGCGCATGAAACTCTCGCACGCCTGGCTGATGGACGACGAGAGCGCGCATGCGCTCGGCTGGGCCGTGCTGCTGCGCCAGTGGGGCTATACGGCCGAGCAATTGGCGTCAGAGTTCGACGGCGACAATTTTGCCCCTGCGCCACTCAGCGAAGCCCAGGCGCTCGCCTTTGCAAACCGCACGCTTTCAGACGCGCCGTTGCATGTCCAGGGCGATATTCCCGACTGGGTCGAACCCGCCTTTGAGGCCGCCTTCGGTGAAGCCTGGCTCACCGAGGCCAAGGCACTTGCCACCCGCCCGACACTCGACCTGCGCGTCAACACCTTGAAAGCCCATCGCGAGAAGGTCCTGAAGGCGCTCGATCGGGCCGGTGCCGTGGCCTCTCCGATCGCGCGCTTCGGCATGCGGGTACCCGCGGGCGAAGGCCCGTCGCGCCTTCCCAATGTCACGGCCGAACTGAGCTTCCAGAAGGGCTGGTTCGAAGTCCAGGACGAAGGATCGCAGATCGTCGCCGACATGGTCGACGCGCGCGAGGCCGATCAGGTTCTCGATTTCTGCGCCGGCGGAGGCGGCAAGACGCTCGCCGTGGCAGCGGCGATGAACAACAAGGGGCAGGTGCATGCCTATGATGCCGACCGCAAGCGCCTGGCGCCGATCATCGAGCGGCTGAAGCGCGCCGGCACACACAATGTTCAGGTTCACGATTCGCTCAAGAGCCTCGCCAACCTCAAGGAAAAGTTCGACCGTGTGCTGGTCGATGCGCCCTGCACCGGCACCGGCACCTGGCGCCGACGCCCGGACACCAAATGGCGCCTGACACAGCGCAATCTCGAAGAGCGCGTGATCCAGCAGCAAGAGGCCCTGACCGAAGCCTCTGCCTATGTGAGGCCGGGCGGATCGCTGTTCTACATTACCTGTTCCGTGCTGCCTGCCGAAAACGATGCGCAGGTCAGCGCATTCTGCGAAGCCAATCCAAAATTCGAGATCGTTTCGGTGCTGGAGGACTGGAAGCGCCTCTTCGGCGACAAGGTTCCGATGCCCCGATCGATCGATGGCCGCACCATCACGCTGAGCCCCGCCAGCATGGATACCGACGGCTTCTTCTTCTGCCGGATGCGCCGCAAAACCGGCACCGATTGA